From Novosphingobium decolorationis, one genomic window encodes:
- a CDS encoding efflux RND transporter permease subunit, giving the protein MARYFIDRPVFAWVIALIIMLVGAIFVVSLPIAQYPNIAPPPITVSVTYPGASAETVRDTVIQPIEQQMYGLDGLEYMSANAQADGSAQIVLTFIQGTDPNIAQVQVQNKLSLAQPMLPAEVVAQGLSVTKATRNFMLVASFTSKDHSMDRAAIGDYLASNVTNPLARISGVGDYILFGSEYAMRIWVKPERLQSYGLTISDVQNAIASQNVQVSSGEIGGLPARKGQLLDATVVGPTRFTDPEQFRNVLLKVNTDGSQVRLKDVADVELNSQNMQPRGLMNGSDTAAIGINLAPGANQMEVAAAIKSELTRLEQYFPEGLTVNFPYDTTPVVKLSLEEVVETLIVAILLVVGVMYLFLQNVRATLIPTIAVPVVLLGTFAVLGFFGFTINTLSMLGMVLAIGLLVDDAIVVVENVERLMVEEHLSPLEATRKSMDQITGALVGIALVISTVFLPMAFFGGSAGVVYRQFSITIISSMLLSAFVAITFTPALCATILKPHDPSKAKKGGFFHGFNTRYDAMVTRYGGGVAGVLRHMRPAAIVYVALTAGTLYLLQVLPSGFMPEEDQSTVFVQVQLKPGSTAEMTEKVNNDIRAYFQDHEKEAVNSVLSVMGFNFGGRAQDAGIVIVGLKDFETREGAENTAMAVVERAMAHFHDYKGATVTPFLPPAVMELGNASGFDLELEDRGHLGHEALIAARNQLLQKARSDPRLVAVRPNGLDDIPQAHFVIDREKAEAQGVSMAEINTTLQGSFGQLYVNQFTRSGRTKRVFIQGEIDKRMQPEDLDYWYLRNDQGQMVPLSGVVRIDWKVGAQKLERFNGVESIEILGEPARGVSSGEAMAIMEGYIDELPEGISHEWTSVSFEQEQSSGQAGKLYVVSIVAVLLCLAALYESSAIPVAVILAVPLGVLGAVAASLMRGLQNDIYFQVGLLTTVGLATKNSILIVEFAREGYDQGMELVEAAIHAAKERLRPILMTSFAFILGTLPLAVASGAGAGSHVAIGTAVVGGMIGATILVIFLVPAFFVGVMRLFKVPRQDYSKPHSGPTPYIPEHTGQEA; this is encoded by the coding sequence ATGGCCCGCTATTTCATCGACCGGCCCGTCTTCGCATGGGTCATCGCGCTCATCATCATGTTGGTGGGCGCGATCTTCGTGGTCTCGCTGCCGATCGCGCAGTACCCCAATATCGCGCCGCCCCCGATCACGGTCTCGGTCACCTATCCCGGCGCTTCGGCCGAAACGGTGCGCGATACGGTGATCCAGCCCATCGAGCAGCAGATGTACGGCCTCGATGGCCTGGAATACATGTCGGCCAATGCGCAGGCCGACGGGTCGGCGCAGATCGTGCTGACCTTCATCCAGGGCACCGATCCGAACATCGCGCAGGTGCAGGTCCAGAACAAGCTCTCGCTTGCCCAGCCCATGCTGCCCGCCGAAGTGGTCGCGCAGGGGCTCTCGGTGACCAAGGCCACGCGCAACTTCATGCTGGTCGCCTCCTTCACTTCGAAGGACCACTCGATGGACCGCGCGGCCATCGGCGACTACCTCGCCTCGAACGTGACCAACCCGCTGGCGCGTATCTCGGGCGTGGGCGACTACATCCTGTTTGGCTCCGAATACGCGATGCGCATCTGGGTCAAGCCGGAACGCCTGCAGAGCTATGGCCTCACCATCAGCGACGTTCAGAACGCGATTGCCAGCCAGAACGTGCAGGTCTCGTCAGGCGAAATCGGCGGCTTGCCGGCGCGCAAGGGCCAGTTGCTGGACGCCACCGTGGTTGGCCCGACGCGCTTCACCGACCCCGAGCAGTTCCGCAACGTCCTCCTCAAGGTCAACACCGACGGCTCGCAGGTGCGCCTCAAGGACGTGGCCGATGTCGAGCTCAACAGCCAGAACATGCAGCCGCGCGGCCTGATGAACGGCAGCGACACCGCCGCGATCGGCATCAACCTTGCCCCCGGCGCCAACCAGATGGAAGTCGCCGCCGCGATCAAGAGCGAACTGACCCGGCTGGAGCAGTATTTCCCGGAAGGCCTCACGGTCAATTTCCCCTATGATACGACGCCCGTCGTCAAGCTCTCGCTGGAGGAAGTGGTCGAGACCCTGATCGTCGCGATCCTTCTGGTGGTGGGCGTGATGTACCTCTTCCTCCAGAACGTGCGCGCGACGCTGATCCCCACCATCGCGGTGCCGGTCGTGCTCCTGGGCACCTTCGCCGTGCTCGGCTTCTTCGGGTTCACGATCAACACCCTGAGCATGCTGGGGATGGTGCTCGCCATCGGCCTCCTCGTCGATGACGCCATCGTCGTGGTCGAGAACGTCGAGCGCCTGATGGTCGAGGAGCATCTCAGCCCGCTCGAGGCCACGCGCAAGTCGATGGACCAGATCACCGGCGCGCTGGTGGGCATCGCCCTTGTCATCTCCACGGTGTTCCTGCCGATGGCCTTCTTCGGCGGCTCGGCGGGCGTGGTCTATCGCCAGTTCTCGATCACCATCATCTCCTCGATGCTGCTTTCGGCCTTCGTGGCGATCACCTTCACCCCGGCGCTGTGCGCCACGATCCTGAAACCCCATGACCCTTCCAAGGCAAAGAAGGGGGGCTTCTTCCACGGCTTCAATACGCGCTACGATGCCATGGTGACGCGCTATGGCGGCGGGGTCGCAGGGGTCCTGCGCCACATGCGTCCGGCGGCCATCGTCTATGTCGCGCTGACCGCGGGCACGCTCTACCTGCTGCAGGTCCTGCCCTCGGGCTTCATGCCCGAGGAGGACCAGAGCACCGTCTTCGTGCAGGTGCAGCTCAAGCCCGGATCGACCGCGGAGATGACCGAGAAGGTCAACAACGACATTCGCGCCTACTTCCAGGACCACGAGAAGGAGGCCGTGAACAGCGTGCTTTCGGTCATGGGCTTCAACTTTGGCGGGCGCGCGCAGGATGCCGGCATCGTTATCGTGGGCCTCAAGGACTTCGAGACACGCGAGGGCGCCGAGAACACCGCGATGGCGGTGGTCGAGCGGGCCATGGCGCACTTCCACGACTACAAGGGCGCGACGGTAACCCCGTTCCTGCCGCCTGCGGTCATGGAACTGGGCAACGCCAGCGGCTTCGACCTAGAACTGGAGGACCGTGGGCACTTGGGCCATGAGGCGCTGATTGCGGCACGCAACCAGCTTCTGCAAAAGGCCCGCAGCGATCCGCGTCTGGTCGCCGTGCGCCCCAACGGTCTCGACGACATTCCGCAGGCCCACTTCGTGATCGACCGCGAGAAGGCCGAGGCACAGGGCGTCTCGATGGCCGAGATCAACACGACGCTGCAAGGCTCGTTCGGGCAGCTCTACGTCAACCAGTTCACCCGGTCGGGGCGCACCAAGCGCGTCTTCATCCAGGGTGAGATCGACAAGCGCATGCAGCCCGAAGACCTCGATTACTGGTACCTGCGTAACGACCAGGGCCAGATGGTTCCGCTCTCGGGCGTGGTGCGGATCGACTGGAAGGTCGGCGCGCAGAAGCTGGAACGCTTCAATGGCGTAGAATCGATCGAGATCCTGGGCGAACCGGCGCGCGGCGTCAGCTCGGGCGAAGCGATGGCGATCATGGAAGGCTACATCGACGAACTGCCCGAGGGCATCAGCCATGAATGGACCTCGGTCTCCTTCGAACAGGAGCAGTCGTCCGGGCAGGCGGGCAAGCTCTATGTGGTCTCGATCGTCGCGGTGCTGCTGTGCCTGGCCGCGCTCTATGAAAGCTCGGCGATCCCCGTCGCGGTGATCCTGGCGGTGCCGTTGGGCGTGCTGGGGGCGGTGGCGGCCTCGCTGATGCGTGGCCTGCAGAACGACATCTACTTCCAGGTCGGTCTGCTCACCACCGTGGGCCTTGCCACCAAGAACTCGATCCTCATCGTCGAGTTCGCGCGCGAGGGCTATGACCAGGGCATGGAGCTGGTCGAGGCGGCCATCCACGCCGCCAAGGAACGTCTGCGCCCGATCCTGATGACCTCCTTTGCCTTCATTCTGGGCACGCTGCCGCTGGCGGTGGCCTCGGGCGCAGGCGCGGGTTCGCACGTCGCCATCGGTACGGCGGTCGTGGGCGGCATGATCGGGGCGACGATCCTCGTGATCTTCCTTGTGCCCGCCTTCTTCGTGGGCGTGATGAGGCTCTTCAAGGTGCCGCGTCAGGACTACTCCAAGCCGCATTCAGGCCCCACGCCCTATATCCCCGAGCACACCGGACAGGAGGCATGA
- a CDS encoding TetR/AcrR family transcriptional regulator: protein MRKKTQSKREEIVAIARAAFLDGGYSATSMATIAALVGGSKGTLYGYFSSKEELFGAVVRDVSEEHGLPVLALLDDPRADLAETIFALARALTRFFVMPEAIAHYRLAVGESGRFPKLGQIFFEQGQKEGEDMVTAWLEERIARGELAARPPRLLAQQFVALCRAGPWNALLMGAPEQPGEAQLEELATLAAQTFLAAHARPHPE from the coding sequence GTGCGAAAGAAGACGCAGAGCAAGCGCGAGGAGATCGTCGCGATTGCCCGCGCAGCCTTCCTGGACGGGGGCTACAGCGCAACCTCGATGGCGACCATCGCGGCGCTCGTCGGAGGATCGAAGGGCACCCTCTACGGCTATTTCTCCAGCAAGGAAGAGCTGTTCGGCGCGGTCGTGCGCGATGTCAGCGAAGAGCATGGGCTGCCCGTGCTGGCGCTGCTCGACGATCCGCGGGCCGACCTTGCCGAGACCATCTTCGCGCTTGCGCGCGCGCTCACCCGCTTCTTCGTGATGCCCGAGGCCATTGCCCACTACCGTTTGGCGGTGGGGGAATCGGGACGGTTCCCGAAGCTTGGCCAGATCTTCTTCGAGCAGGGGCAGAAAGAGGGTGAGGACATGGTGACCGCTTGGCTGGAGGAGCGCATCGCGCGCGGCGAACTCGCAGCGCGGCCCCCGCGGCTCCTTGCCCAGCAGTTCGTGGCGCTGTGCCGGGCTGGGCCCTGGAACGCCCTCTTGATGGGCGCGCCCGAGCAGCCGGGCGAGGCGCAGCTGGAGGAACTGGCCACACTGGCGGCGCAGACCTTCCTCGCCGCGCACGCGCGGCCCCACCCAGAGTGA
- a CDS encoding penicillin acylase family protein has protein sequence MTRPALLLAALFASSLAPVQASAAPASETARWSAHARDVTITRDDWGIAHVHGTTDADAVFGAIYAQAEDDFARIEMNYLTALGRVAEAEGESAIWQDLRQRLFVDPSRLKAQYSESPAWLRALMDAWADGLNYYLATHPEVRPRVVTRFEPWMALSFTEGSIGGDIERSIPLSQLQAFYEKREIALTALEAGAAPREPSGSNGIAIAPGHTKNGHALLLINPHTSFYFRSELQMTSEEGLNAYGASTWGQFFIYQGFNTRTGWMHTSSGVDNIDSFAETVVEKDGARFTRYGDELRPVREESLTLAYRREDGTKGTRTFPVYRTHHGPVVAEYGGKWIAQALMWKPIPALEQSWLRTKTEDLASYLDVAERRANSSNDTIFADSKGEIAYLHPQFVPVRDDTFDYTEVVDGADPATDWQGLHTLESLPSAIDPGVGWVHNTNDWPWDAAGPDSPRPEDFPKYMDQFGPNYRGVHADAVLEGRTDFTLEALVGAAFDSHLPAFAMLIPQLLADYDALPEEEPRRAALAEPITLLRRWDHRWGYASQATSLAVVWGDTLGASYRAKAKAAHLQLPDYIARDLDADTRLAALEDTVVRLTRDFGTWRVAWGDINRFQRLDNTLTPHFDDDAPSLPVPFTSAVWGSLASFGAKPYPNTTKYYGTSGNSFVAVVEFGPKVRALAVTAGGENGDPASPHFADQAELYAQGALRPVYFYPEDLTGHVEKRYHPGG, from the coding sequence ATGACACGCCCCGCTCTCCTCCTTGCCGCCCTCTTCGCCTCCAGCCTTGCGCCCGTTCAGGCCAGCGCCGCCCCGGCCTCCGAAACCGCGCGCTGGTCCGCCCACGCCCGGGACGTGACGATCACGCGCGACGACTGGGGCATCGCCCACGTCCACGGCACGACCGACGCCGATGCCGTCTTCGGCGCGATCTACGCACAGGCCGAGGACGACTTCGCGCGCATCGAGATGAACTACCTGACCGCGCTGGGCCGCGTTGCCGAGGCGGAAGGGGAAAGCGCGATCTGGCAGGACCTGCGCCAGCGCCTCTTCGTCGATCCCTCCAGGCTCAAGGCCCAGTACAGCGAAAGTCCGGCCTGGCTACGCGCGCTGATGGACGCCTGGGCGGACGGGCTCAACTACTACCTCGCCACCCACCCCGAGGTACGCCCCCGCGTCGTGACCCGGTTCGAGCCGTGGATGGCGCTCTCCTTTACCGAAGGCAGCATCGGCGGCGACATCGAGCGGTCGATCCCGCTCAGCCAGCTCCAGGCCTTTTATGAAAAGCGCGAGATTGCGCTGACCGCGCTGGAAGCCGGCGCGGCCCCGCGCGAACCGAGCGGCTCCAACGGTATCGCCATTGCGCCAGGCCACACGAAGAACGGCCACGCGCTCCTCCTCATCAATCCGCACACCAGCTTCTACTTCCGCTCCGAACTGCAGATGACGAGCGAGGAAGGCCTCAACGCCTATGGCGCCAGCACCTGGGGCCAGTTCTTCATCTACCAGGGCTTCAACACCAGGACCGGCTGGATGCACACCTCCTCGGGCGTCGATAACATCGACAGCTTCGCCGAGACCGTGGTCGAGAAGGACGGCGCGCGCTTCACCCGCTATGGGGACGAACTGCGCCCGGTGAGAGAGGAAAGCCTCACCCTCGCCTATCGCCGCGAGGATGGGACGAAGGGCACGCGTACTTTCCCGGTCTATCGCACCCACCACGGGCCTGTTGTTGCCGAATACGGCGGCAAGTGGATCGCGCAGGCGCTCATGTGGAAGCCAATCCCCGCCCTCGAGCAGTCCTGGCTGCGCACCAAGACCGAGGATCTGGCCAGCTACCTGGACGTAGCCGAACGGCGCGCCAATTCCTCGAACGACACGATCTTTGCCGATAGCAAGGGTGAGATCGCCTATCTCCACCCCCAGTTCGTGCCCGTGCGCGACGACACATTCGACTATACCGAGGTCGTCGACGGAGCCGATCCCGCGACCGATTGGCAGGGCCTCCACACGCTGGAGAGCCTGCCCAGCGCCATCGACCCCGGTGTAGGCTGGGTCCACAACACCAACGACTGGCCCTGGGACGCGGCAGGCCCGGACAGCCCCAGGCCGGAAGACTTCCCGAAGTACATGGACCAGTTCGGCCCCAACTACCGCGGCGTCCACGCCGATGCGGTGCTGGAAGGACGCACCGACTTCACGCTGGAAGCGCTGGTCGGGGCGGCCTTTGACAGCCACCTGCCCGCCTTCGCGATGCTGATCCCGCAACTGCTGGCCGATTACGACGCCCTTCCCGAAGAGGAACCCCGCCGCGCCGCGCTGGCCGAGCCGATCACGCTTCTTCGCCGTTGGGACCACCGCTGGGGCTATGCCTCACAGGCGACCTCGCTGGCGGTCGTCTGGGGGGACACCCTGGGGGCGAGCTACCGCGCGAAGGCCAAGGCCGCGCACCTGCAACTGCCCGACTACATCGCCCGCGACCTCGATGCCGACACGCGGCTGGCCGCGCTTGAGGACACCGTAGTGCGCCTCACCCGCGACTTTGGCACCTGGCGCGTGGCATGGGGCGACATCAACCGCTTCCAGCGCCTCGACAACACACTCACGCCCCACTTCGACGATGATGCGCCCAGCCTTCCGGTGCCCTTCACCTCGGCCGTGTGGGGTTCGCTCGCGTCCTTCGGCGCGAAGCCTTACCCCAACACGACCAAGTACTATGGCACGAGCGGCAACAGCTTCGTCGCCGTGGTCGAATTCGGCCCGAAGGTCCGCGCGCTCGCCGTCACGGCGGGCGGGGAAAACGGCGATCCGGCCTCGCCGCACTTCGCCGACCAGGCCGAACTCTATGCCCAAGGCGCCCTGCGCCCCGTCTATTTCTACCCCGAGGATCTCACCGGCCATGTCGAGAAACGCTACCACCCGGGCGGCTGA
- a CDS encoding tannase/feruloyl esterase family alpha/beta hydrolase: MSRAIFGLTALLCVGIATPALARAEGAASKADEARCTRIAHERFGEDVTLTRVVHLDVTPATAGDAQGTPRMSALPAHCRIEGIVNARKGADGKDYGIGFAMALPDDWTGRFLLQGGGGLNGSVKPPVGPVASDGTPALARGFAVISHDSGHKGAVFDDSFLADQRAALDFAEASVERVALLGKAIATRYYGTPIAHSYMTGCSTGGREGMLAFQRYPELFDGIVVGAPAMRSADSNLGVEYTQVLFNQAAPQDEDGLPILSQVLTDANRKAILAGILNQCDGLDGLKDGMVENVAQCRFQPSRIGCEEAPGEGCLSTGQVRALELGLAGPKDSAGYPLYARMAADTGIVASPMGYLPTGLPGPFGPPNRATKIDLDARIHAIRNTAWQRLTDTNYWTNLSTYLGRGGKILFYHGVSDFWFSPFATWDYYQRAAEANGAAFTQASRFYMVPGMLHCSGGNSFEEFDLLSAIVAFVEEDKAPEAVTAYRKREGEVRESRPLCPYPAHTAYQGGDPKRAESFTCEPPAEAD; encoded by the coding sequence ATGTCACGTGCCATATTCGGGCTGACCGCGCTGCTGTGCGTGGGGATCGCAACACCGGCCCTGGCCAGGGCGGAAGGGGCCGCGTCCAAGGCGGATGAAGCGCGCTGCACACGCATCGCGCACGAGCGTTTCGGAGAGGATGTCACCCTGACCCGGGTCGTGCATCTGGACGTGACCCCCGCGACCGCCGGTGACGCGCAAGGCACGCCGCGCATGTCTGCGCTGCCCGCCCACTGCCGGATCGAAGGCATCGTCAACGCGCGCAAGGGCGCCGATGGCAAGGACTACGGCATCGGCTTTGCCATGGCGCTGCCCGATGACTGGACGGGGCGCTTCCTGCTCCAGGGCGGCGGCGGGCTCAACGGCAGTGTGAAGCCTCCGGTGGGGCCTGTCGCGAGCGATGGCACGCCGGCACTGGCGCGCGGCTTTGCCGTCATCAGCCACGATAGCGGGCACAAGGGCGCTGTCTTCGACGACAGCTTCCTGGCCGACCAGCGGGCTGCGCTCGACTTTGCCGAGGCTTCGGTGGAACGGGTCGCGCTGCTCGGCAAGGCGATCGCGACACGCTATTACGGCACGCCCATCGCGCACAGCTACATGACCGGCTGCTCGACGGGCGGGCGCGAGGGCATGCTCGCCTTTCAGCGCTATCCCGAACTGTTCGACGGCATCGTGGTCGGAGCTCCGGCGATGCGTTCGGCGGATTCGAACCTCGGGGTCGAATATACCCAGGTCCTGTTCAACCAGGCCGCGCCCCAGGACGAGGATGGCCTGCCCATCCTCAGCCAGGTCCTGACCGACGCCAATCGCAAGGCGATCCTGGCGGGTATCCTCAACCAGTGCGATGGCCTGGATGGCCTCAAGGACGGCATGGTGGAGAACGTCGCGCAGTGCCGCTTCCAACCGAGCCGCATCGGCTGCGAGGAGGCGCCGGGCGAAGGGTGTCTTTCGACTGGGCAGGTGCGCGCGCTGGAGCTGGGTCTGGCGGGGCCGAAAGACAGCGCGGGCTATCCGCTCTACGCGCGCATGGCGGCCGATACCGGCATCGTGGCAAGCCCGATGGGCTATCTGCCGACCGGACTTCCCGGCCCCTTCGGCCCGCCCAACCGCGCGACGAAGATCGACCTCGACGCGCGCATCCACGCGATCCGCAACACCGCCTGGCAGCGCCTGACCGACACAAATTACTGGACCAACCTCAGCACCTATCTGGGCCGTGGGGGCAAGATCCTGTTCTACCACGGCGTCTCGGACTTCTGGTTCTCGCCCTTTGCGACCTGGGACTACTACCAGCGCGCGGCCGAGGCGAACGGTGCCGCCTTCACGCAGGCAAGCCGGTTCTACATGGTGCCCGGAATGCTACACTGCTCGGGCGGCAACAGCTTCGAGGAGTTCGATCTCCTCTCCGCCATCGTCGCCTTCGTGGAAGAGGACAAGGCGCCCGAGGCCGTGACCGCCTATCGCAAGCGTGAGGGCGAGGTGCGCGAGAGCAGGCCCCTATGCCCCTATCCCGCGCACACGGCCTACCAGGGCGGCGATCCGAAACGTGCGGAAAGCTTTACCTGCGAGCCGCCTGCCGAGGCCGACTGA
- a CDS encoding efflux transporter outer membrane subunit: MRKPPLSSLLALTFAGALAGCSFTPKYERPDLPVAQAWPEDLQAAAGEPGLGEDAEKTLRWEEFYRSAPLREVIRLGLENNRDLRQAVLNVQAYRARYRIQHADLFPTLEAGADGSLQRLPADLSQTGQGHVFEQYGLDVGTTSYELDLFGRIRSLNSEAMQTYLASEQARRASQITLVANIAIAFLTLEIDRQRLDLSQRTLSNYEEALGLVERGLEVGTATELDRRQAATLVAQTQAEVQRGTRLVATDTNALRLLVGTTLPEGFDRGFIADDTILARVPAGLPAALLQRRPDIMEAEHQLMAANADIGAARAAFFPQVTLTGSGGTVSDGVSGLFGNGQGTWSFLPHISLPIFTGGRLKGNLRYAELTRDMRVAAYEKSIQTAFREVSDGLAARATFGRQLAAQQREVASSQGYLDLADKAYRGGVRDYLVVLDAQRTVFSAQQQYLVDHLAQLTGEIQLYQALGGGWSPQDDATSL; this comes from the coding sequence ATGCGCAAGCCCCCCCTGAGCAGCCTTCTGGCCCTGACCTTTGCAGGCGCCCTCGCGGGCTGTTCGTTCACCCCCAAATACGAACGCCCGGACCTTCCGGTGGCCCAGGCGTGGCCCGAGGACCTGCAAGCCGCCGCCGGAGAACCGGGCTTGGGAGAGGATGCGGAAAAGACCCTGCGCTGGGAGGAGTTCTATCGCTCCGCCCCCTTGCGCGAGGTCATCCGGCTTGGCCTTGAGAACAACCGCGACCTGCGCCAGGCCGTGCTCAACGTTCAGGCGTACCGCGCGCGTTACCGGATCCAGCACGCGGACCTGTTCCCGACGCTGGAGGCGGGCGCGGACGGATCGCTCCAGCGCCTGCCCGCCGACCTGTCGCAGACCGGGCAGGGCCATGTCTTTGAACAGTATGGCCTGGACGTGGGCACGACGTCTTACGAACTCGATCTGTTCGGACGCATCCGCAGCCTCAATTCCGAGGCCATGCAGACCTACCTCGCCAGCGAGCAGGCGCGCCGCGCAAGCCAGATCACGCTCGTCGCCAACATCGCCATCGCCTTCCTGACGCTGGAGATCGACCGGCAGCGCCTCGACCTCAGCCAGCGCACGCTCTCCAACTACGAGGAGGCACTCGGCCTTGTCGAACGGGGATTGGAAGTCGGCACGGCGACCGAACTGGACCGGCGGCAGGCGGCGACGCTGGTGGCGCAGACCCAGGCCGAAGTGCAGCGCGGCACGCGCCTTGTGGCGACCGACACCAACGCGCTGCGCCTGCTGGTCGGCACCACGCTGCCCGAAGGCTTCGATAGAGGCTTCATTGCCGATGACACGATCCTCGCCCGCGTGCCCGCCGGGCTTCCCGCCGCGCTCCTCCAGCGCCGCCCCGACATCATGGAGGCCGAGCATCAACTGATGGCGGCCAACGCCGACATCGGCGCGGCGCGCGCGGCCTTCTTCCCGCAGGTGACCCTGACAGGCTCGGGCGGGACGGTCAGCGACGGCGTCTCGGGCCTGTTCGGAAATGGGCAGGGGACCTGGTCGTTCCTCCCGCACATCAGCCTGCCGATCTTCACCGGCGGGCGGCTGAAGGGCAACTTGCGCTACGCTGAACTGACCCGCGACATGCGCGTGGCGGCTTATGAGAAGTCGATCCAGACGGCCTTTCGTGAAGTCTCCGATGGCCTCGCCGCGCGCGCGACCTTTGGTCGGCAGCTGGCCGCGCAGCAGCGCGAGGTGGCTTCCTCGCAAGGCTATCTCGACCTCGCCGACAAGGCCTACCGGGGCGGGGTGCGCGACTACCTCGTCGTGCTCGATGCGCAGCGCACGGTCTTCTCTGCGCAGCAGCAATACCTTGTCGATCACCTCGCGCAGCTGACCGGCGAGATCCAGCTCTACCAGGCGCTGGGCGGTGGCTGGTCGCCGCAGGACGACGCGACGTCTCTCTAG
- a CDS encoding 2'-5' RNA ligase family protein — translation MSRNATTRAAERGALHHGFARLLAAMLGLVGMTLALGAHAQEPVRLNVYAIPSAAIEEAVTKASADLAARGMTSFQARGHAVHATLYLTQYPQGSEERLIAAIGALAREQARIPLVITGAERTPSDWLFLTLERSAALQRLADLVTRAAEPLRDHAVEPPEWMEAYPDKLPVFERYGSPNVFAQFDPHLTLLARETSPELDAFMAQAKADPPHAEGMVEGIGIGRVDADGQIVETLAEFRFPR, via the coding sequence ATGTCGAGAAACGCTACCACCCGGGCGGCTGAGCGTGGGGCGCTGCACCACGGCTTCGCCCGCCTCCTTGCCGCCATGCTCGGTCTTGTCGGCATGACGCTCGCGCTTGGCGCCCATGCCCAGGAGCCGGTGCGCCTGAACGTCTACGCCATTCCCTCCGCCGCGATCGAAGAGGCCGTCACGAAGGCAAGCGCGGATCTTGCCGCGCGCGGCATGACCAGCTTCCAGGCGCGGGGGCACGCGGTGCACGCAACGCTCTACCTGACGCAGTACCCACAAGGCTCGGAAGAGCGGCTGATCGCCGCCATCGGCGCGCTCGCCCGCGAGCAGGCGCGCATCCCGCTTGTCATCACGGGAGCCGAGCGCACACCCTCGGACTGGCTGTTCCTGACCCTGGAGCGCAGCGCCGCACTCCAGCGCCTCGCCGACCTCGTCACGCGCGCGGCCGAACCCTTGCGCGACCACGCAGTGGAGCCGCCCGAATGGATGGAGGCCTATCCCGACAAACTGCCCGTCTTCGAGCGCTACGGATCACCCAACGTCTTTGCCCAGTTCGATCCGCACCTGACCCTGCTTGCCCGCGAGACGAGCCCAGAACTCGATGCCTTCATGGCGCAGGCGAAGGCCGATCCCCCGCACGCAGAGGGAATGGTCGAAGGGATCGGCATCGGCCGTGTCGATGCAGACGGGCAGATCGTGGAGACCCTCGCCGAATTCCGCTTTCCCCGCTGA
- a CDS encoding efflux RND transporter periplasmic adaptor subunit, which translates to MFSPLAGNAPRSARRSRTRGAACGAALALILTLGACAGEPEAKAPEPARVDVMVMQPRDLPRDMDFSGRTSAYRVAEIRPQVNGILQRRFFTEGVDVAKGQTLYQIDPSVYQATYNRAVANLASARNLARRYEDLVADKVVSRQQRDDAVAAWHQAEAEVQAAHIDLQRTHLSSPITGRIGRSLTTEGALVSADQAVALTTVTQLDPIFVDIQQSSDELLRLRRHLTDKNLTAGSGAKIPVELTLEDGKPYEIKGKLSFSEVNVDPGTGMTTLRAIFPNPEHLLLPGMYVRAKVRASVAHSAFLVPQNAILRDLHADPFVYVVSRDGSAKEVHVTLDGSSGNSWIVTQGLHAGDRVITNGLEAVRPGAKVAVEEVSGGAAANRVASAEAH; encoded by the coding sequence ATGTTTTCGCCGCTTGCGGGAAATGCCCCCCGATCCGCACGGCGCTCGCGCACCAGGGGCGCCGCCTGTGGCGCTGCGCTGGCCCTGATCCTCACGCTGGGCGCCTGCGCCGGTGAACCCGAAGCCAAGGCTCCCGAGCCCGCGCGGGTCGATGTCATGGTCATGCAGCCGCGCGACCTGCCGCGCGACATGGACTTCTCCGGGCGCACCAGCGCCTATCGCGTCGCCGAGATCCGCCCGCAGGTGAACGGCATCCTGCAGCGCCGCTTCTTCACCGAGGGCGTGGATGTCGCCAAGGGGCAGACGCTCTACCAGATCGACCCCTCGGTCTATCAGGCGACCTACAACCGCGCGGTGGCGAACCTGGCCTCGGCCCGCAATCTGGCCCGCCGCTACGAGGATCTCGTCGCCGACAAGGTCGTCTCGCGCCAGCAGCGCGACGATGCCGTGGCCGCCTGGCACCAGGCCGAGGCCGAAGTGCAAGCCGCCCACATCGACCTGCAGCGCACGCACCTGTCCTCTCCGATCACCGGGCGCATCGGCCGTTCGCTGACGACCGAGGGCGCACTTGTCTCGGCCGATCAGGCGGTGGCGCTGACCACGGTGACGCAGCTCGATCCCATCTTCGTCGACATCCAGCAGTCGAGCGATGAACTCCTGCGCCTGCGCCGCCACCTCACCGACAAGAACCTGACGGCGGGGAGCGGTGCGAAAATCCCGGTCGAACTCACGCTGGAGGACGGCAAGCCCTATGAGATCAAGGGCAAGCTTTCGTTCTCCGAAGTGAATGTCGATCCGGGCACGGGCATGACCACGCTGCGCGCGATCTTCCCCAACCCCGAACACCTGCTGCTGCCGGGCATGTACGTGCGCGCCAAGGTGCGCGCCTCGGTCGCACACAGTGCCTTCCTGGTGCCCCAGAACGCGATCTTGCGCGACCTTCACGCCGATCCGTTCGTCTATGTCGTGAGCCGGGACGGCAGCGCCAAGGAGGTCCACGTCACCCTCGATGGATCGAGCGGCAATTCCTGGATCGTCACGCAGGGCCTCCATGCCGGGGACCGGGTGATCACCAACGGCCTCGAAGCCGTGCGCCCAGGCGCCAAGGTTGCGGTCGAGGAGGTCTCCGGCGGCGCCGCCGCCAATCGCGTGGCGAGCGCGGAGGCCCACTGA